Below is a genomic region from Onychostoma macrolepis isolate SWU-2019 chromosome 15, ASM1243209v1, whole genome shotgun sequence.
CTAGAACTAATGTGATCTTAATTCTTGCCTTTTTGTAGTCAGTGGTTAGTTTGTGGTTAAACTGAAGGGAAGAAGCACATACAAATGTATTGCGACCTTTGTCTTTGTATTTCCTGTATGCTTACTGTAAGCATGTGGTGTTGCACACTGAATTGAACTTTTGACTACTTTGTAAAAAGATGTGCAGTGTGTCAAGGAAATGAAAGGCTAAATGAATGTGGTCATGACCATGTAAGACATTGAAAGAGAACAAGAAAAGGAAACAGAACTGatctttaattgtttttttaaaaaatagcaAAAGTGTACCATTGCCCTTAAGTACATCTAAACAACATTCTTATGATAAATCAACTCTATACAGACTTTTAATGCACATACAAAGTTGCAAACGTGTCACCTTTTGGCAATAATAGACATTTTGAATCCAAAATATGTTATTTGTGTAAATCTGATGATAATTTTTATTGCACGGTACGatagtattattatatatatatatatatatatatatatatatatatatatatatatatatatatatatatttttttttttttactggtttaatcaattttaataatgaaataaaattatgtaataataataataataatcattattgttattattattattattattattgtatggtCATACTGAATGGGTTccataaaaacaataatgtgGCCTAAAAGAAAGTCTTGCTAAAATCGACTGTAAATCCACATTTGaagctgaaaaagaaaaaaaaaaaaaaagggggggcaCATGAATTTGCATCCCTGATGAGCATTTATGATATaccattaaaaatgaactgcactgaaatctaattttaaagggatattAATCAActgaataatgaaaatgaagagtgttattatttttaaatgaatatattgcTGATAGTTTAAATGCTATATAGTCCATTTAGGTATCAGTCCAAATGGATTGTAAAGATCATGATTTAAGTTTATATGTTAAGTACTGCTCAATCTACTGTCCCTCTCCTGTTACCATAGCAACCACTTTCTCAGCATCAGCACCCATATCGTCAATAGCAGTGTTGAGCGCCTGCAGCATAACGGTGAAAGATCGGCTGACGGATCTGGCGTGTCTCGGCATGGCGAGTTCCACAAGTCTGGTGGTTGCAGTGCTGGTTTCTTTCTCGGCTTCCGCGAGTCGTCTTTTAACTTCACTCTTGCTGACCTCCACAGAGAGAGCGCAGGTCCGCAGGGCCTTCAGCCTGGCTGGGTTGAGACCCCTCTGCCTCGCCAGACGCTCAAGAGACTCGTCGTCCAAGCAAAGCGAGATCTGAGCCTTGGTTATAATCCGTACACCCACAGTAGCATCCACCATGGAGGCCACCAAAGGTACGGGAATGGCAGAAACGCCTCCTGATAATGAGGCGGCAGCCCACACCAGTGCCTTGAAAGCATCTTTCTTCTGAGTGACCAGGGAGTTGGAGAATGTAGGAAGTGCTAGAAGAAGAGCATGTGCTCTGATCTCTGGAAGGTCACCTCGCATGACCTCTAAAAACTTTAGAAAGTCCAGTTTCTCCAAAGCTGAAGGTTGTACCAGAAACACCTTTGGCAGAGGAACACCTTCTGTCTTGAGCACCTCTAAGCTTACCGTCTTCTTCGCCTCCAGTGTTTTCTCTGTATCCTTCATGGATGATAGTAAGACGAAGTAAACTGTCTCTTTCTGCAGCGACCTAACTTCCCTCCACAACGCCACACTGTTAACATTAGGTTTCTCTGTGAATGCAATAATGATAGAGTTGTATCTCGTAACTTTGAATCGCTCTACATAATCTTCAGCCTCAAAAGATGTATCGCTAGAAATGGATGGCAGATCCCAGAGGCGAAAGTCAGGATGCTTGGGGTTGGGGAATACGGCTAGTTCCTCTGGGGCAGCAGATGATGGAGAGCGGGCTGCTCCTTCATCTTCTTGGCTCAGACCTCGAAGGGAGTTGATGAAAGTGgctttttctgtatttctgtcCCCAATGATTGCAATGTTGATTCTGCTTATCAGCATGTCCTCCAATGCATCTTTTATATCTGAAATGTTGTTCTTCTCTATGGATTCCTTTAGAGTTTCCAGCAGGTTAAGACTCTTCAACACATCAGCCATGTTTGGTAGATGATAACTAAtctacaaatacaaatacacatattttaaagtgtttgaAAGCAGTATTGGTACCTGTAagaatttatactttcattcagcaaagatgcattaaattgatcaaaagtgacagtaaagacatttataatgttacaaaaatttcCATTTgtagataaatgctgttcttttgaactttatattaatcaaaaatcCTGAAGACAAAACATGTATcaccattttcaacattgataataataagaaacgtTTCTTAAGTAGCAAATCAgccatattagaataatttctgaaggatcatgtgatggacactgctgaaaactcagcactgcatcacagaaataaatagaatagaatatttttcaaatagaaaatagttaattttaattgtaataatattacactgttttactatatatatttgatcaaataaatattagagACATAAAAgacttttttcacaaataatattttacttatattttaactttttttttgaaataatgaataaagt
It encodes:
- the irgq2 gene encoding immunity-related GTPase family, q2, which codes for MADVLKSLNLLETLKESIEKNNISDIKDALEDMLISRINIAIIGDRNTEKATFINSLRGLSQEDEGAARSPSSAAPEELAVFPNPKHPDFRLWDLPSISSDTSFEAEDYVERFKVTRYNSIIIAFTEKPNVNSVALWREVRSLQKETVYFVLLSSMKDTEKTLEAKKTVSLEVLKTEGVPLPKVFLVQPSALEKLDFLKFLEVMRGDLPEIRAHALLLALPTFSNSLVTQKKDAFKALVWAAASLSGGVSAIPVPLVASMVDATVGVRIITKAQISLCLDDESLERLARQRGLNPARLKALRTCALSVEVSKSEVKRRLAEAEKETSTATTRLVELAMPRHARSVSRSFTVMLQALNTAIDDMGADAEKVVAMVTGEGQ